From the genome of Papilio machaon chromosome 9, ilPapMach1.1, whole genome shotgun sequence, one region includes:
- the LOC106709755 gene encoding uncharacterized protein LOC106709755, whose amino-acid sequence MHDKILRLADVWKTCNKIRAASFRVGLNLWDWYRPLDPDGNCLLSESKFVSILAGPLRPVVGLSDAEISQLADYFRAQDGRVHYHQLCQIIHGEDASDRSRTSADCILEACPPPPEPRCHTLDMWQTRRLCCLLATIAARDLPLRPYFQDYELVAKNDGRITFAHFARILHFVGVILSPEDFNLIVRRFIKDSYTIDYVEFLKAVEAVKKEGIQGLGPAYQHPGAVLDTTLPKLSRPEVEAGRPGSLLGTEVFHPALQPPRPPRALLDVMLRVQEFVLQRRIRVSEYFRDYDALNSGRIMPQQFRRALDAMGLGSVISEQEAACIVRHYLDPNDKERVCWRTFEDDCDQVFTVKELEKHPEVDPGAMAAVIAELPASGSAAEKHQLTDEDLDQAEAALLRIRAACKERSIDLRPIFGDYDKLRCGHVSRSVVRSALSRGGVLPAPAHMRALEARYLDDCGFNFIALLNDLEERPVESATAARALPAVGTPHAAHDPAQTDIVQILAKIKGRMVREGLRPRDYLRQFDKHNELVIPRPDFYRGMASAGFVLTPLEMDTVMDVFCAPTRRRYIDYDRFCRTVGEALAQEGLERAPLLQPVPHAPPPPTNNFLNFEERSIVSKALDKLSKHHDQVSNIFEIFKDADREQCGSVPPVAVQRALSRRGVLALLSARELQLICKCFGYRRGCGDEVDYRALCTALELVHATTRAQPC is encoded by the exons atgcatGATAAG ATCCTGCGGCTGGCGGATGTGTGGAAGACGTGCAACAAAATCCGCGCGGCCAGCTTCCGCGTCGGCCTTAACCTGTGGGACTGGTACCGCCCCCTCGACCCCGATGGCAACTGCTTGCTCTCAG AGTCAAAGTTCGTGTCGATCCTGGCAGGCCCGCTGCGACCGGTGGTGGGCCTGTCGGATGCAGAGATCTCGCAGCTGGCAGACTACTTCCGCGCGCAGGACGGCCGCGTGCACTACCACCAGCTCTGCCAGATCATACACGGCGAGG ATGCAAGCGACCGCAGCCGCACGTCGGCGGACTGCATCTTGGAGGCGTGTCCGCCACCGCCGGAACCGCGCTGCCATACGCTGGACATGTGGCAGACGCGTCGACTGTGCTGCCTTCTCGCCACCATCGCCGCCCGAGATCTACCGCTCAGACCCTACTTCCAGGACTATGAACTT GTGGCTAAAAATGACGGCCGCATCACGTTCGCTCACTTCGCTCGGATCCTGCACTTCGTGGGCGTGATCCTATCCCCCGAGGACTTCAACCTGATTGTGCGCCGGTTCATCAAGGACTCCTACACCATAGACTATGTCGAGTTTCTTAAAGCCGTCGAGGCCGTCAAGAAAGAAGGAATACAAGGATTGGGGCCG GCTTATCAGCACCCGGGAGCCGTGCTGGACACGACGTTGCCGAAGCTATCACGGCCGGAGGTGGAGGCGGGGCGACCGGGCTCGCTGCTGGGTACCGAGGTGTTCCACCCCGCGCTCCAGccgccgcgccccccgcgcgcACTTCTAGACGTCATGCTCAGGGTGCAGGAGTTTGTGCTTCAGCGACGCATTAGGGTTTCTGAGTATTTTAGA GATTACGATGCTCTGAATAGCGGCCGCATAATGCCGCAGCAGTTCCGGCGCGCTTTGGACGCAATGGGACTGGGCAGCGTGATATCAGAGCAAGAAGCCGCCTGTATCGTGCGCCACTACCTCGACCCTAACGACAAGGAGCGTGTCTGCTGGCGAACTTTCGAAGATGATTGCGATCAGG TATTTACGGTGAAGGAACTGGAGAAGCACCCCGAGGTGGATCCCGGCGCCATGGCCGCCGTCATCGCCGAGCTTCCGGCGTCGGGCTCGGCGGCGGAGAAGCACCAGCTGACGGACGAGGACCTGGATCAAGCCGAAGCAGCACTGTTGCGCATCAGAGCTGCTTGCAAGGAGAGAAGTATCGACTTAAGGCCTATTTTCGGTGACTATGACAA GCTGCGTTGCGGGCATGTGTCACGCAGCGTGGTGCGCAGCGCGCTGTCGCGAGGCGGCGTGCTGCCGGCGCCGGCGCACATGCGCGCCCTCGAGGCGCGCTACCTGGACGACTGCGGTTTCAACTTCATCGCCCTACTCAATGAC CTGGAGGAGCGGCCGGTGGAGAGCGCGACGGCGGCGCGCGCACTTCCCGCGGTGggcacgccgcacgccgcacaTGACCCCGCTCAGACCGACATCGTACAGATACTCGCCAAGATCAAGGGCAGG ATGGTACGAGAAGGTCTTCGGCCGCGCGACTACCTGCGGCAGTTCGACAAGCACAACGAGCTGGTGATCCCGCGGCCGGACTTCTACCGCGGCATGGCCTCCGCCGGCTTCGTGCTCACGCCGTTGGAGATGGACACCGTTATGGACGT GTTCTGCGCACCGACGCGGCGACGTTACATCGACTACGACCGCTTCTGCCGCACGGTGGGCGAGGCCCTGGCGCAGGAGGGATTAGAGCGCGCTCCGCTGCTGCAGCCGGTGCCCCACGCGCCACCGCCGCCCACCAACAACTTCCTCAACTTCGAGGAGCGCAGTATCGTTTCCAAGGCGCTCGACAAGCTCTCCAAGCACCACGACCAAGTGTCGAACATATTCGAAATCTTCAAG GATGCGGACCGCGAGCAATGCGGTAGCGTGCCGCCGGTGGCGGTGCAGCGCGCGCTCAGCCGACGCGGCGTGCTGGCGCTGCTCTCGGCGCGCGAGCTGCAGCTAATCTGCAAGTGCTTCGGCTACCGGCGTGGCTGTGGCGACGAG GTGGACTACCGTGCGCTGTGCACAGCGCTAGAGCTGGTGCACGCCACCACGCGCGCGCAACCCTGCTGA